Proteins from a genomic interval of Paenibacillus lentus:
- a CDS encoding site-specific integrase, translating to MNHRVLKNIFTRAVEWKVIKNNPVASVQKPKVTSKEIVPYDENEVAQLLQALEKEPFHWRMMITLALTTGMRRGELLGLEWKHIDWKAGHIDVMQTLVHALKGEIIVKEPKTKNSRRKVALPASVLEELREYYTHRVKERDKLGDAWNGRDREGREWNFVFSHADGKPFHHERPYLWFRQFIIKNGLRYIRFHDLRHTSATLLINQGVHAKIISERLGHGNITTTMNIYGHALRSADQAAADKLDSLFSTRKEKHGKKTLG from the coding sequence ATGAACCACAGGGTTTTAAAGAACATCTTTACACGTGCTGTTGAGTGGAAGGTTATAAAGAACAACCCTGTCGCCTCTGTTCAAAAACCTAAGGTAACAAGCAAAGAAATTGTCCCCTACGATGAAAATGAAGTGGCTCAGCTGCTTCAAGCTCTTGAAAAGGAGCCTTTCCACTGGCGTATGATGATTACTTTAGCTCTCACAACTGGAATGAGGCGCGGTGAATTATTAGGCCTTGAATGGAAACACATCGACTGGAAAGCAGGCCATATTGACGTAATGCAAACGTTGGTTCATGCACTTAAAGGTGAAATCATCGTTAAAGAACCTAAAACCAAAAACTCTAGGCGTAAGGTTGCGCTACCTGCTTCTGTACTTGAAGAACTAAGGGAATATTACACCCATAGAGTTAAAGAGAGAGACAAGCTTGGCGATGCGTGGAATGGAAGGGATCGGGAAGGCCGGGAATGGAACTTTGTGTTCTCACACGCTGATGGAAAGCCATTTCACCATGAACGCCCGTATTTGTGGTTCAGACAATTCATAATAAAGAACGGCTTGCGTTACATCCGCTTCCACGATTTACGGCATACATCGGCAACGCTGCTAATTAACCAAGGTGTTCACGCAAAGATTATTTCAGAACGGCTAGGCCACGGAAACATTACAACAACCATGAATATATACGGTCATGCACTTCGATCCGCTGACCAGGCAGCAGCAGATAAGCTCGATTCACTGTTTTCTACACGTAAAGAAAAGCATGGCAAAAAGACACTCGGTTAA
- the rlmD gene encoding 23S rRNA (uracil(1939)-C(5))-methyltransferase RlmD — MKKQRNKGTVGRKESAGRAHGSAERETGIRSSSKRSKNRSTGNLRGARKQQAREIAGLPVSKNDEVVIDIIGMNHDGEGVGRADGYTLFVAGALPGEKALVKVLKTKKQYGYAKLLELREVSPDRVAAPCSIYDKCGGCQLQHLSYAGQLAWKRQHVIDALERIGKLRVAETGDAGAVLGGDGASEGAGAGTGTGAVVSEAVRGGNGVSGDRAAEVSAGTGVVKVAANDSSGVTTVGFGGYELEGEGLVAAVEPSAHNGIVVLPTLGMAEPWRYRNKAQVPVGVTDGALVGGFYARGSHRIVDMETCLIQHESTDDVVARVKAIGRKLGITAYNEESGQGLLRHVVVKVGFRTGEVMLVLVTNGQDIPHVEAWIGLIREQLPQVVSICQNINTKQTNVIFGDETRVLWGRDVIYDYIGDVQFAISARSFYQVNPVQTEVLYSKTVEYAGLTGRETVIDAYCGIGTISLFLAQHAERVYGVEIVKEAIDDARSNAELNGMRHVTFEVGASEEVIPRWKEQGIEADVIVVDPPRKGCDPRLLETILEMKPERVVYVSCNPSTLARDLRILEDGGYRTVEVQPVDMFPHTTHIENVALLVRK, encoded by the coding sequence ATGAAGAAGCAGCGAAATAAAGGGACAGTGGGCAGGAAGGAATCGGCTGGTCGTGCCCATGGGTCGGCGGAGCGCGAGACAGGTATCCGCAGCTCTAGTAAACGAAGCAAGAATCGAAGTACTGGTAATTTGCGTGGCGCTAGGAAGCAGCAGGCGCGAGAAATCGCTGGATTGCCTGTCAGCAAAAACGATGAAGTGGTTATCGATATCATCGGCATGAATCACGACGGAGAGGGCGTGGGACGGGCAGATGGCTACACGCTGTTTGTAGCTGGAGCGCTTCCGGGCGAGAAGGCGCTGGTGAAGGTGCTGAAGACCAAGAAGCAGTACGGCTACGCCAAGCTGCTTGAGCTGCGGGAGGTTAGCCCGGATCGCGTAGCTGCGCCTTGCAGCATTTACGATAAGTGCGGCGGCTGTCAGCTGCAGCACTTAAGCTACGCAGGCCAGCTGGCCTGGAAGCGCCAGCATGTGATCGATGCGCTGGAGCGCATCGGCAAGCTGCGCGTGGCGGAGACAGGCGATGCTGGGGCGGTGCTGGGCGGCGATGGGGCTAGCGAGGGAGCGGGCGCTGGCACGGGCACGGGTGCTGTAGTGTCGGAAGCAGTGCGCGGTGGCAATGGGGTGAGCGGTGACAGAGCCGCAGAGGTGAGCGCAGGTACGGGTGTGGTTAAGGTAGCAGCGAACGACAGTTCTGGAGTGACAACGGTCGGTTTTGGTGGGTACGAGCTTGAAGGCGAAGGCTTAGTTGCGGCGGTAGAACCGTCTGCTCACAACGGCATCGTTGTACTGCCGACGTTAGGCATGGCTGAGCCTTGGCGGTATCGCAACAAGGCCCAGGTGCCTGTCGGCGTCACCGACGGTGCTTTGGTCGGCGGCTTTTACGCCCGTGGCAGCCACCGCATCGTTGATATGGAGACGTGCCTCATCCAGCACGAGAGCACCGACGATGTTGTCGCGCGTGTGAAGGCAATCGGGCGCAAACTCGGCATCACCGCCTATAACGAAGAGAGCGGACAAGGCTTGTTACGCCATGTCGTCGTCAAGGTGGGGTTCCGTACCGGCGAAGTGATGCTTGTCCTCGTCACCAACGGGCAGGATATTCCACATGTTGAGGCCTGGATTGGCCTAATTCGGGAACAGCTCCCACAGGTGGTCAGCATTTGCCAGAACATTAACACGAAGCAGACCAACGTCATCTTTGGTGACGAAACCCGTGTCCTCTGGGGGCGTGATGTCATTTATGATTATATCGGAGACGTGCAGTTTGCGATCTCGGCGCGTTCCTTTTATCAAGTGAATCCAGTGCAAACGGAAGTGTTATACAGCAAGACGGTGGAATATGCGGGGTTGACCGGAAGAGAGACCGTCATCGACGCCTATTGCGGCATTGGGACGATTTCCTTGTTCCTGGCGCAGCACGCTGAACGCGTATATGGGGTAGAAATCGTTAAGGAAGCGATCGACGACGCCCGCAGCAATGCCGAGTTAAACGGGATGAGGCATGTGACGTTTGAGGTGGGAGCTTCGGAGGAGGTCATCCCCCGCTGGAAGGAGCAGGGCATCGAAGCAGATGTAATTGTGGTCGATCCTCCGCGCAAAGGCTGCGATCCTCGCTTACTGGAGACAATCCTGGAAATGAAGCCAGAGCGAGTCGTCTATGTAAGCTGTAATCCTTCAACGCTGGCAAGGGATCTGCGGATTCTGGAGGATGGTGGGTACCGGACGGTGGAGGTGCAGCCGGTGGATATGTTCCCGCATACAACACATATCGAAAACGTAGCATTGTTGGTTAGGAAGTGA
- a CDS encoding diacylglycerol kinase codes for MKRARLIYNPSSGREEMRRLLPDVLDRLDLAGIETSCHATTGKGDAMREAAKAVERGYDIIIAAGGDGTLNEVVNGMAGFENLPPLGIFPMGTTNDFARAMGISKRWEDYCDLVIENKTRPIDIGKVNGRHFINIAGGGSFTELTYEVPSKLKTMLGQLAYYMKGIEKVASLSPTELIIRAEGLGVLEGEFMLFLIANSNSVGGFEKLAPDARIDDGLLDVIAVRKCNLAEFIRLLTMALRGDHFSDPRVVYFKTRRMEVTSPGLVQLNLDGELGGELPGVFEILPSHLRIFA; via the coding sequence ATGAAAAGAGCTAGGTTGATCTATAATCCATCCTCCGGACGGGAGGAAATGCGGCGCTTGCTCCCCGATGTACTGGATCGATTGGATCTTGCCGGTATTGAGACGTCTTGCCATGCGACGACCGGTAAAGGCGATGCCATGCGTGAGGCGGCAAAAGCGGTAGAGCGCGGTTATGATATCATTATCGCTGCTGGCGGTGATGGCACGCTGAATGAAGTTGTGAACGGAATGGCCGGGTTTGAGAACTTGCCGCCGCTTGGCATTTTTCCGATGGGAACAACGAATGATTTTGCTCGTGCAATGGGCATTTCCAAGCGTTGGGAAGACTATTGCGACTTAGTGATCGAGAACAAGACGCGGCCGATCGATATCGGTAAGGTCAATGGCCGCCATTTTATAAATATAGCAGGCGGTGGCTCGTTCACGGAATTGACGTACGAAGTGCCCAGCAAGCTTAAAACGATGCTTGGGCAGCTGGCATATTATATGAAGGGCATTGAGAAGGTTGCCAGCCTATCGCCGACAGAGCTGATTATTCGTGCTGAGGGGCTGGGCGTTCTGGAGGGCGAGTTCATGCTCTTCCTGATCGCGAACAGTAACTCCGTCGGCGGTTTTGAGAAGTTGGCACCGGATGCGCGAATTGATGACGGCCTGTTGGATGTCATTGCAGTGCGTAAATGCAACCTGGCGGAATTCATCCGCCTGCTGACGATGGCGCTGCGCGGCGATCATTTCAGCGACCCGCGCGTCGTCTACTTCAAGACGAGGCGGATGGAGGTGACCTCGCCGGGTCTGGTTCAGCTGAACCTGGACGGTGAGCTGGGCGGCGAGCTTCCCGGCGTGTTCGAGATTTTGCCATCGCATTTGCGGATTTTTGCGTAG
- a CDS encoding sirohydrochlorin chelatase, translating into MLLADSQQRPGVLVISHGSPDSHWVKLVDDAVAAVKAELPEGLPVEASFLEIVEGRLIQDGIDRLEQQDITDIIVIPLFMSSGSTHVDEIAYAFGTKGTPEKETDLEHFRLSARVLFGEPVDDHPLVAQMIWDKVKPLSRELDREALLLIGHGSRHDGFRQRWERGISSLAARVKEISGVAMADFALLNPDSVHKKVSYWQERGYDVMIAPLFLSAGYFTKKEIPSRLEGLTYRYSGEALLPHSLLPHWMLDQILHIMRSLK; encoded by the coding sequence ATGCTTTTGGCGGATAGCCAGCAGCGGCCTGGAGTACTCGTTATTAGCCATGGTTCTCCGGACAGCCACTGGGTCAAGCTTGTCGATGACGCAGTGGCCGCAGTCAAAGCAGAATTACCGGAGGGGCTTCCAGTGGAAGCCTCTTTCCTTGAAATCGTGGAAGGCCGCTTGATTCAGGATGGAATTGACCGATTGGAGCAGCAGGATATCACCGATATCATTGTTATACCTCTGTTCATGTCCTCTGGAAGCACGCATGTGGACGAGATTGCTTACGCGTTTGGAACAAAGGGCACGCCGGAGAAGGAGACGGATTTGGAGCATTTTCGCCTCTCTGCACGCGTGTTATTTGGCGAGCCAGTGGACGACCATCCCTTGGTCGCCCAAATGATTTGGGATAAGGTAAAGCCTTTGTCCCGGGAGCTGGATCGCGAGGCTTTGCTATTGATCGGTCACGGCAGCAGGCATGACGGTTTCCGTCAGCGCTGGGAGCGGGGGATCTCCTCGCTGGCTGCACGGGTGAAAGAGATCAGCGGCGTGGCTATGGCTGATTTTGCGCTTTTAAATCCTGATAGTGTGCATAAGAAGGTCAGTTATTGGCAAGAACGGGGATATGATGTGATGATTGCTCCATTGTTCCTTAGTGCAGGTTATTTTACTAAGAAGGAAATCCCTTCTAGGCTGGAAGGATTGACATATCGCTACTCTGGAGAAGCGCTGCTTCCCCATTCGCTGCTGCCTCACTGGATGTTAGATCAAATATTGCATATAATGAGGTCATTGAAATGA
- a CDS encoding YerC/YecD family TrpR-related protein, which yields MQLKKLNDKTIDQLFEAILTLKNIEECYVFFDDLCTVNEIQSLSQRLEVARMLGKGNTYNQIEAETGASTATISRVKRCLNYGNDGYKMTLDRLGR from the coding sequence GTGCAACTGAAGAAGTTGAATGATAAAACGATCGACCAATTATTTGAAGCCATTCTGACTTTGAAGAATATCGAGGAATGCTATGTTTTTTTCGATGATTTATGTACAGTTAATGAAATACAATCTTTGTCACAGCGTTTAGAAGTAGCACGCATGCTGGGCAAAGGCAACACCTATAATCAAATTGAGGCTGAGACCGGTGCTAGTACGGCGACGATTTCCCGCGTCAAACGCTGCTTGAATTATGGTAATGACGGATATAAGATGACGCTAGATCGTCTAGGACGTTAG
- a CDS encoding inorganic phosphate transporter, protein MDTSLIIILIVIFLALAFDFINGFHDTANAIATSVSTRALKPRTAIILAAVMNFVGAMMFTGVAKTIGGSVADPAKLDNGLAILVATLLAAIIWNLITWWFGIPTSSSHALIGALAGAVFVGAGSENLNWGGFITIIQGLIFSPLIAFVIGFVVMHILKWIFAKRSPHTVNKGFRSMQVVTASIQAFTHGTNDAQKAMGIITFALVTANYQDTMDVPLWVKVAAATAMALGTSVGGWKIIKTMGTKIFKIEPVNGFAADLSAASVIFGATLFHLPVSTTHAITSAILGVGSAKRFSAVKWGVAGRIVIAWFITIPIVAVLAGLIYVILF, encoded by the coding sequence ATGGATACGAGTTTAATCATCATACTGATTGTCATCTTTCTGGCGCTAGCCTTTGACTTCATTAATGGATTCCATGATACCGCCAATGCGATAGCTACCTCGGTATCGACAAGGGCTTTAAAGCCGCGAACGGCAATTATTCTTGCCGCGGTGATGAACTTCGTCGGAGCCATGATGTTCACTGGTGTCGCGAAGACGATTGGCGGAAGTGTAGCCGACCCAGCCAAGCTGGATAACGGTCTGGCGATCCTGGTTGCGACATTGCTTGCGGCGATTATATGGAATTTAATTACCTGGTGGTTCGGTATCCCCACCTCATCCTCGCATGCATTGATCGGTGCTCTGGCAGGTGCGGTGTTCGTGGGTGCGGGCTCCGAGAATTTGAACTGGGGCGGGTTCATCACGATCATTCAAGGACTAATCTTCTCTCCATTGATTGCCTTTGTTATTGGTTTCGTCGTGATGCATATTCTGAAATGGATATTTGCTAAACGAAGCCCGCATACGGTGAATAAAGGATTTCGTTCGATGCAGGTTGTAACGGCTTCAATTCAAGCCTTCACTCATGGTACGAATGATGCCCAGAAGGCGATGGGGATTATAACTTTCGCGCTTGTAACAGCCAATTATCAAGATACTATGGATGTACCTCTTTGGGTTAAGGTCGCGGCAGCTACTGCGATGGCGCTCGGAACATCGGTCGGCGGCTGGAAGATTATTAAGACAATGGGTACAAAAATATTCAAGATTGAACCGGTTAACGGGTTTGCAGCTGATTTATCGGCGGCTTCGGTTATTTTTGGTGCAACATTGTTCCACTTACCAGTGAGTACGACGCATGCAATTACATCCGCGATTTTGGGTGTAGGCTCCGCGAAGCGATTCTCGGCGGTGAAGTGGGGCGTTGCTGGCCGAATTGTAATCGCCTGGTTCATTACGATTCCAATCGTGGCCGTTCTGGCCGGATTAATTTACGTTATATTGTTCTAG
- a CDS encoding DUF47 domain-containing protein gives MRAKKKDIFFQTLENMADTIVHSADYFAQQVSELKDVEQFAKQMKEFESKCDGFTHTIIVELNKTFITPIERDDIMNLTTTLDDVMDGLEATTSRFFMYHLSEPDEHIVQFAEILRTSAYEIQKAVHLLSQKKLLAIREHTIRLNDLENQGDELLRICIKELFAKINDPIVLIKKKEIYERLETTTDACEHVANMLESIIMRNS, from the coding sequence ATGCGAGCGAAAAAGAAAGATATCTTTTTCCAAACATTAGAAAATATGGCGGATACGATCGTGCATTCGGCGGATTATTTCGCCCAGCAGGTATCGGAATTAAAGGATGTAGAGCAATTTGCCAAGCAAATGAAGGAATTTGAGTCGAAATGTGACGGGTTCACGCACACCATTATCGTCGAGCTGAACAAAACGTTTATTACACCGATTGAACGAGATGACATCATGAACCTGACTACGACGCTGGATGATGTAATGGATGGCCTGGAGGCAACGACCTCTCGTTTTTTTATGTATCATTTGAGTGAGCCGGACGAGCATATTGTTCAGTTCGCTGAAATATTGCGTACATCCGCTTATGAAATTCAAAAAGCGGTTCATTTGCTATCCCAGAAGAAGCTGCTTGCAATTCGGGAGCATACCATTCGCCTTAACGATTTGGAGAATCAAGGGGACGAACTGCTGCGTATTTGTATTAAAGAGCTGTTCGCGAAAATTAACGATCCAATCGTTTTAATTAAGAAGAAGGAAATTTATGAGCGTCTCGAAACGACGACAGATGCGTGCGAGCACGTTGCCAATATGCTGGAATCCATTATCATGCGCAATTCATAA
- a CDS encoding DUF3048 domain-containing protein → MLLLLLLSSLMIIPACGQGKTAIMGNGNEIQEVPGASLEEPIVEEPTYAYRAPLTGLPTEEPITRKPLAVMINNAPAARPQSGLGQADIVYEVLAEGGVTRLIAIYQSGDETTRIGPVRSIRPYMIDLGESYHGVLVHAGASNDAYAILQQQRKEDLDEISNAGAYFWRDKSRKAPHNLYTNIEKLLEGAAKRKYAIEDEDVPTYTFRDEEDPGEGTPVQKVEVKFQLDNYRVGYEYDSAIRLYKRSINDAPHNDLDTGSQLTAANVVIMGADHKVLDEVGRLSVNLEMGGEAVIFQRGQMIRGQWIRKSGDIIRFVKDNVEIPLYPGITYVNIVPNEPGFETRFTVE, encoded by the coding sequence ATGCTGCTGCTCTTATTGTTGTCTAGTTTAATGATTATCCCTGCTTGTGGACAAGGCAAGACCGCCATCATGGGAAACGGGAATGAAATCCAGGAAGTGCCGGGGGCAAGCTTGGAGGAGCCTATTGTGGAGGAGCCTACGTATGCATATAGAGCACCGTTGACTGGCCTGCCTACGGAGGAGCCGATTACCCGGAAACCGTTGGCAGTCATGATTAACAATGCACCGGCCGCGAGACCGCAGTCTGGGCTTGGTCAAGCAGACATTGTATATGAAGTACTCGCTGAAGGCGGGGTAACCCGGCTTATCGCGATTTATCAAAGTGGGGATGAGACGACACGGATTGGGCCAGTCCGCAGCATACGTCCCTATATGATTGATCTGGGAGAAAGCTATCACGGCGTGCTCGTTCATGCCGGAGCGAGCAATGACGCCTATGCCATTCTTCAACAGCAGCGAAAGGAGGATCTGGACGAGATCTCGAATGCTGGAGCCTATTTTTGGCGGGATAAATCCCGGAAGGCACCACATAATTTATATACCAATATAGAAAAGCTGCTGGAAGGGGCGGCCAAACGAAAATATGCCATCGAAGATGAAGATGTTCCTACCTATACGTTCCGCGATGAAGAAGATCCGGGCGAAGGCACTCCCGTTCAAAAGGTCGAGGTTAAATTTCAACTCGATAATTACCGGGTAGGGTATGAATATGATTCTGCTATAAGACTATATAAACGCTCCATTAATGATGCGCCGCACAATGATCTTGACACTGGGAGCCAATTGACGGCTGCGAATGTTGTTATTATGGGGGCGGATCATAAGGTTTTGGATGAAGTCGGTCGGTTAAGCGTGAACCTTGAAATGGGCGGCGAGGCGGTAATATTTCAACGGGGTCAAATGATCCGCGGCCAATGGATACGTAAATCCGGCGATATTATTCGGTTTGTAAAGGACAATGTGGAGATTCCTCTTTACCCTGGAATTACATATGTAAACATTGTGCCAAATGAACCGGGTTTTGAAACTCGATTTACAGTTGAATAA
- a CDS encoding alpha/beta hydrolase, whose translation MERQIVIQHGEEKITASIHYPGKTAKKQGRCKERVPLIVICHGFVGSRIGVDRLFVKAARDLASEGNLVVRFDYIGCGESSGEYGQEGVDSLIAQTRTVLDYGLSCGDIDPTRVILIGHSLGGAIALLTAVRDRRVKKLILWSAVGYPFNDIVKITGRDVYDEAKAKGLADYLGYGFSPLFFDSLGEYQPFQEAIKFSGDVLVIHGTSDDAIPVDYAFLFQKVFWMRPEGRCDKEIIFQGDHTYSSSEHRDQLLLKTKEWLNGLETVQTDWQHWMI comes from the coding sequence ATGGAGCGACAAATTGTTATTCAGCATGGGGAAGAGAAAATAACGGCTAGTATACATTATCCCGGGAAGACAGCGAAGAAACAGGGGCGGTGTAAGGAACGTGTCCCGTTAATTGTTATTTGCCACGGCTTTGTTGGCAGCCGAATCGGGGTAGATCGACTGTTCGTCAAGGCCGCCCGAGATCTGGCTAGTGAGGGGAACCTAGTCGTTCGATTTGATTATATTGGCTGCGGAGAGAGTAGCGGCGAGTATGGTCAAGAGGGAGTCGACTCCCTGATTGCGCAGACACGTACCGTTCTCGATTATGGACTCAGCTGCGGAGATATTGATCCGACACGGGTGATCCTGATCGGACATAGCTTAGGAGGAGCAATTGCGCTTCTCACCGCAGTGCGTGACCGCCGCGTTAAGAAGCTCATTCTGTGGTCTGCTGTTGGTTATCCTTTTAACGATATCGTGAAGATTACAGGAAGGGATGTATACGATGAAGCGAAGGCCAAGGGGCTAGCCGACTATCTCGGTTATGGATTCAGTCCACTGTTCTTTGATTCACTGGGCGAGTATCAGCCTTTCCAGGAGGCGATTAAGTTTTCCGGAGATGTGCTTGTTATTCACGGAACATCGGATGATGCGATTCCAGTGGATTATGCTTTTCTCTTTCAGAAAGTATTCTGGATGCGTCCGGAAGGCCGCTGTGATAAGGAAATTATTTTTCAGGGCGATCACACCTATTCATCCAGTGAACACCGCGATCAATTGTTGCTGAAGACGAAAGAGTGGCTGAATGGTCTAGAGACTGTTCAAACGGATTGGCAGCATTGGATGATATAA
- a CDS encoding DUF1129 family protein: MYIHEMIRETNQLRGQMSPANEAYFGEMVMYFRSGSSSLTEAKGEEVLLTLARRIIKYQEKNISASELFGDDPKAYCEQLADDVLMKKPRSLQDKIKYYTMIPWVALTWVFFIYMLTGFFSKWFGGELEYTQISTASLILIAVLSILLIEGVTRFLGPGTKRRTEQEQPHHQSTKYNPKTVGIYLGITIAIAIVGLGLTRLLPAFTVSPWDSLIIFAIGIVGQKLIFGRKSKS; this comes from the coding sequence ATGTACATTCATGAGATGATCAGAGAAACGAATCAATTAAGAGGGCAGATGTCCCCGGCTAATGAGGCTTATTTTGGAGAAATGGTGATGTATTTTCGTTCCGGCTCCAGTTCGCTCACCGAGGCCAAGGGAGAAGAGGTTCTCCTTACGCTGGCTCGACGCATTATTAAGTATCAGGAGAAGAACATTTCGGCTTCAGAACTATTCGGTGATGATCCGAAGGCTTACTGCGAACAGCTTGCCGATGATGTATTAATGAAGAAGCCCCGAAGCCTGCAGGACAAAATCAAATACTACACAATGATTCCCTGGGTCGCATTGACTTGGGTATTCTTTATTTACATGCTCACAGGATTTTTCAGCAAATGGTTTGGCGGTGAGCTCGAGTACACCCAAATTAGTACGGCTTCCTTGATTCTCATCGCGGTTCTCTCGATTCTGCTGATCGAAGGGGTAACCCGATTTCTCGGCCCCGGAACTAAGCGGCGAACCGAGCAGGAGCAGCCCCATCACCAGTCAACAAAATACAACCCGAAGACGGTCGGAATTTATCTTGGTATTACTATAGCCATCGCAATAGTCGGCCTTGGATTGACTCGGCTGCTTCCCGCATTCACCGTATCGCCTTGGGACAGCCTGATCATATTCGCTATTGGCATTGTCGGCCAGAAACTGATTTTCGGTCGAAAAAGCAAGTCGTAA
- a CDS encoding ABC transporter ATP-binding protein produces MENILEFQSVSKSYGSKKALHDVSFSVGAGKIVGLLGTNGSGKSTIMKIAAGLIQPNRGTADVMGNSVGLKTKADVSFMPDQPLTESWMKVRDAVHFYRDFYPDFDEEKAHNMLDFMNLNEKERITSLSKGMNERLHLTLTLSRNAKLYLLDEPIGGVDPVARDKILDAIVEFYNEDSSMLISTHLVRDIERIFDEVIFIREGEIIMQQEVEGLRIKYGKSVDDMFKEVYT; encoded by the coding sequence GTGGAAAATATACTGGAATTTCAAAGTGTATCCAAATCCTACGGTTCCAAAAAAGCTTTGCATGATGTTTCTTTTTCCGTTGGGGCTGGCAAAATTGTAGGCCTACTCGGTACCAACGGCAGCGGCAAGAGCACCATTATGAAAATCGCTGCAGGCCTTATACAGCCTAATCGCGGAACGGCTGATGTTATGGGCAATTCAGTGGGCTTGAAGACCAAAGCAGACGTATCGTTCATGCCGGATCAGCCGTTAACGGAATCGTGGATGAAGGTGCGTGATGCGGTTCATTTCTATCGGGATTTCTACCCGGATTTTGATGAAGAGAAGGCACATAATATGCTTGATTTTATGAACTTAAATGAGAAGGAGCGGATTACTTCCTTGTCCAAAGGAATGAACGAGCGGCTGCATCTGACTCTAACCTTATCCAGGAATGCGAAGCTGTATTTGCTGGATGAGCCGATTGGCGGGGTTGACCCGGTTGCCCGCGATAAAATTCTGGACGCGATTGTAGAGTTCTATAACGAGGATAGCAGTATGCTTATCTCGACCCATCTCGTCCGGGATATCGAACGGATTTTCGATGAAGTTATCTTTATCCGCGAGGGCGAAATCATCATGCAGCAAGAGGTAGAGGGACTCCGGATAAAGTACGGAAAAAGTGTCGATGACATGTTTAAAGAGGTGTATACGTAA
- a CDS encoding GntR family transcriptional regulator, whose amino-acid sequence MSIEFDNNLPIYLQIMNYIKREIVTGKLKAGDKIPSVRELAAELQINPNTVQRTFQELEREAIVETRRGLGRYVTSEESKIMMIKKEMAGDLLERFIHGMQELGFTSEDIAAIVAEAVHSNSSESKN is encoded by the coding sequence GTGAGTATTGAATTCGATAATAATTTACCGATCTATTTACAGATCATGAACTATATCAAAAGAGAGATCGTTACCGGCAAGTTGAAGGCGGGAGACAAAATCCCATCTGTTCGCGAGCTTGCTGCCGAGCTGCAAATTAATCCAAATACCGTGCAGCGGACATTTCAGGAGCTGGAGCGGGAAGCGATTGTAGAGACTAGAAGAGGGTTAGGAAGATATGTGACAAGTGAGGAATCAAAAATTATGATGATCAAAAAAGAAATGGCGGGAGATTTGCTCGAACGGTTCATTCATGGCATGCAGGAGCTCGGATTTACGAGTGAGGATATCGCCGCGATCGTTGCTGAAGCGGTTCACAGCAATTCAAGCGAATCTAAAAACTAA
- a CDS encoding ABC transporter permease has product MRSFGRLVWNEWLKMFKKRSFFVPYAIITTFILLFAYLTQFMGGLQNVLTAPQFAEVVVAQNGLGQFLVILSIICTAGVVSKEFSGGTIKLLLIRSISRSKILASKYVIVLLYSFLLTLYSLFIGLAAGAVMFGFSGITELSQLLSATLYHGVYLTIYVTFTFMIGTLTRSSGATIGIGMAVLMLEWIIVSLLSRYSFAKYWLFVNADLSVYAKGSPPFQGMTMTFSLIVLAVYMFLFLGVSFVTFKKRDVA; this is encoded by the coding sequence TTGCGTAGTTTTGGCAGGCTGGTTTGGAATGAATGGTTGAAAATGTTCAAGAAGCGTAGTTTTTTTGTGCCCTACGCGATCATTACGACATTCATCTTGTTATTTGCATATCTGACTCAGTTCATGGGCGGACTGCAAAATGTTCTGACGGCTCCTCAGTTTGCTGAGGTCGTCGTGGCGCAAAACGGGCTCGGACAGTTTCTGGTCATCCTTAGCATCATCTGCACAGCGGGCGTTGTCTCCAAGGAGTTTAGCGGCGGAACGATCAAGCTGCTGCTGATTCGCTCAATTAGCCGCAGCAAAATTCTGGCTTCCAAATACGTGATCGTCTTATTATATTCATTCTTGCTGACGCTGTATTCTTTGTTCATAGGTTTGGCGGCGGGAGCAGTCATGTTTGGCTTCTCGGGTATTACAGAGCTAAGCCAGTTGTTGTCCGCTACCCTGTATCATGGGGTATACCTGACGATTTATGTGACGTTCACGTTTATGATCGGGACGCTAACCCGCTCTAGTGGAGCTACGATTGGCATTGGAATGGCAGTGCTTATGCTGGAGTGGATCATTGTTTCCCTGCTGTCCAGATATTCATTTGCTAAATATTGGCTGTTTGTGAATGCCGATTTATCGGTGTATGCAAAGGGCAGCCCGCCATTCCAGGGAATGACCATGACTTTTTCGCTCATCGTATTGGCTGTGTATATGTTCTTGTTTCTCGGGGTCAGCTTTGTTACGTTTAAGAAACGGGATGTCGCCTAA